The genomic DNA TGAAAGATGCTAATTCAGCTGAAATCGATCCAAATACGCCAGATAATATCATTGATTTGATGGCAGACCAAGAAGATGTTGAAGACATGGGTGGCACGCAACGTTTAGGTGCTTACCCTTGCAAGCTGAAGCCAGGAACGGTTGCGGCTAAGGCTTACCATAACGAAGAAGTTGTCATGGAACGGCACCGTCATCGTTATGAATTCAATAATAAGTATCGTGAAGCGATGACTGCTAAAGGCATGGTCTTCTCAGGAACTTCACCTGACAACCGATTAGTTGAAGTGATTGAATTACCTAAGAAGCGTTTCTTCGTAGCCTCACAATACCATCCAGAATTCTTATCACGGCCTAACCGTCCGGAAGGGTTATTCAAGGCATTCATCGATGCCGCTAACCAAACTGGTAAGGCTAAGGCATAAAAGTTTACGACCAAAATGTGAGCACGCTGGCTAACGTTAGCGTGCTTTTTTAGTCGCTGATAATTAGTGATGGTCAAGCGCTTGATTTGATCAGCAATATCCACGGCTATTCGTGGTGCTAATTATGGATAATAATGAGTTGGCAACAATAAATGATTATTTTAATAATAGAAAAACAAAATGATAATAAAAAACTATTGACAACTATCGGTAGGAGGTCTAAATTATAGGTGTAAATTGAAAACGCAAACATAATGGGCTAGTAGTTAATCTGGTTATTTAGAAAGCCAACGGTTGCTGAAAGTTGGTTGATTGGACTGATGAATCCGCCATTTAGCGTCTGACCTCGTTTTTAAGAGGTCACGGTGAGACGATATACTCGTAGAGCAGTAAATTGGGTGGTACCACGTTGATAGAAACGTCCCATAGTCTTTCAGACAAAGACTATGGGACGTTTTAATTTTAAGGAGGTTTTTCGTATGTTAAATCCAAAGTTTGTTCGTAATAACCCAGAACTGGTTAAGGCTAAGCTTCAGTCACGGAAAGTTGATCCGGCTGAGGTCGATGAATATCTACAGTTAGACCAACAAAACCGCGATGCAATTACTAAGGTTGAAGGCTTGAAGAAGAAGAAGAATAAGTTGACGGAACAAATTGGCCAAAGTGATCCGCAATCAGAGACGGGGCAAGCATTGATTCAACAAGTCAAACAGCTGAACGGTGATATTAAGAGTACGGAAGCCGCCCAGACGGAAGTTAACGATCGGCTTCATTACTTAGCCATTCGTTTCCCGAACCTCCCAGCCGATGATGTACCAGTCGGTCCTGACGAAGATAGTAACGTTGAGATGCGTAAGCATGGCAACATTCCAACCTTTGATTTTAAGCCTAAGGCGCACTGGGAATTAGGTGAAAGCTTAGGAATCTTGGATTTTGACCGGGCAGCGAAAGTCTCAGGCGCACGCTTCGTCTACTATAAGGACGCTGGCGCACTGTTAGAACGGGCAGTTTACAGTTTTATGCTGGATCTGCACACGCAAAAGCAAGGGTATCACGAAATCATTCCACCATACTTGGTGAACGCCCAGACGATGTATGGGACTGGCCAATTTCCTAAGTTCAAAGAAGACGTCTACACGGTTGAATCTTCAGGAATGACGTTGATTCCAACGGCTGAAGTACCGCTGACCAATTACTACGCGAATGAAATCTTATCTGAAGATCAATTACCAACGTACTTCACGGCGATGACGCCCTGTTATCGGTCCGAAGCGGGGAGTGCTGGTCGTGATACTCGGGGCTTGATTCGCATGCACCAATTTCACAAAGTCGAGATGGTTAAGTACTGTAAACCAGAGAATTCATACGATGAGCTCGAAAAATTAACGGATAATGCCGAAGAAGTGTTACGCGAATTAGGGCTTGCATACCATGTTATCAAGCTTTCAACGGGTGATACTGGTTTCTCATCGGCAAAGACCTACGATGTTGAAGTGTGGATGCCAGAACAAGGCGTTTATCGGGAAATCAGTTCATGCTCTAATTGCTTAGATTTCCAAGCGCGTCGGGCGATGATTCGTTACCGGAAAGCTGATGGGACGGTCGATTACGTTCATACACTAAATGGTTCCGGGCTAGCTGTTGGTCGGACGGTGGCGGCAATTTTGGAAAATTGCCAACAAGCCGATGGGACCGTTAAGATTCCCACAGTATTACAACCATACATGCATGGGATGACTGAAATAAAATAAAATTATCATGAGAATAAATTATTATTCAAATAATTTAATTGAGTGTTAAACTTAATATCACTAGGATTGAGATGGGTGCAGGCTAGAACTGTTATGATAATCTCAGTCCTTTTTAATTTAACATCGGAAATATTTAATCTTGCTAATTGGGCTCACATGAACGATAATTGTCACCGTGATAATATTTTATCGTAAAGAAAGGGTTTTCACGACTCTAAAGTGATATTTATCACAAAGCGACGCTTTACAGCGAGTCGAGACGTTAAATCTAATAGGAGGGTTATTCATGCAGGTTATGTTAGCACATTCTCTGGTGTGACCAGAACAACGTTATAAAAAGGAGACTTAAAAATGACAAATATATTTAAGGGTTGGAGAAAAAATGATACCTTTTGGATGCTGAGTTTGTTCGGAACCGCGATTGGGGCTGGCGTGTTATTCTTGCCTATTGGGGTTGGTACGGCTGGTATTCTTGGTATCATCATGATACTTATTTTAGCTCTGCCAACCACGTTTTTTGCTCACAGGGGCCTGAGTAGGTTTGTCCTGTCGGCTAAAAATGATGGTGATGACATTACTGATGTTGTTGAACAACATTTTGGCTTTAAGATTGGATTGCTTTTTACCATTATTTATTTCTTCTCCATTTATCCAATTTTATTAGTTTATTCTGTTTCTATTACGAATACGGTATCGAAATTTATTACCGACCAAATGCACATGCAAACACCACCTCGTTGGCTGTTGTCGTTAGTACTTGTTGGGATCCTCATTGGAATTGCACGCTTTGGTACCTCTTTGATTACCAAAGTTATGAGCGGTCTGGCCTTTCCATTTATTATTGTAATCGTTCTATTTTCCTTTTATCTTATTCCACATTGGAATGGCGCAATTCTCTCAACATTTTCCAGTTCCGTATCTGGGGGACACTTGGTTGGAACTTTAGGAAACTTGTGGTTACTTATTCCTGTTATGATCTTTTCATTTAACCATTCGCCGATCATCTCTTCGTTTTCCGTTGCCGAACGTAAAGAATATAGTGGGGATGGTAAGGACAAAGTCGATAAGAAGATTTCGACAATTCTATTTTCAGCTGAAACATTGATGTTCGTTGTTGCGATGTTTTTTGTTATTAGTTGTACCTTGGCGTTGACCCCGGACCAAATTCTTGAAGCTAAGAATGAAAATGTCTCAATCCTTGATTACGTTGCGACTGCTTTTAATAGTCCAATTATTAAATATGTCTCTCCCGTGATTGCCTTTATTGCAATCGCCAAGTCCTTTTTAGGGCATTACCTAGGAACGAGTGAAGGCTTACGTGGGATTATTCGTAAGATGGAAGAAAAATCCGACAAGACGCTTCCAAGTCGAACTGTTTCTACAATTGTTGACCTTGTTCTGCTACTAAGTGCCTGGATAGTTGCCTGGATCAATCCTTCCATTATGGGAATGATTGAAACCATCATTGGACCAATCATTGCGTTTATCTTGTTCTTGATGCCAATGTATGCCATTCATAAAAGTCCTAAGTTACAGCAATATGCCGGCAAACACAGTAATGTCTTTGTTGTGGTAATTGGCTTAATCGCAGTTAGTGGTATCCTGTTCAATATCATCAAATTGTTTGTTTAGTAATCTGACTAAAATACGGGATGAATTCACATTGGTTAATATTATTGAAGCCAATTTTGTCATAAATCTCGTTACTAGTGTTATTGACGAGATTCTCATGACGGTGTTGGGGTTCGTGAGGGTCGCGAATCGAATGGCCATACTGGAGGCTAGATTAATTCAGAAATGAAAGTTTTGATTACAACGGCTTTGTGCTTTCTCATCAGTATAATTTTGGTGCTTGCTTGTGCCGTAATTTCAAGATTCATAAAGTTTAGAAATGGTGTACTGACGATGAATGCGCAAAGAAGTGCTAGTTGCCCGTGCCAAAGCTTAATTTAACGTGATGATTCAAATAGGAGGATGACTAAAATGACGGTGAACTATAAGAGTGTTTTTGATATTATTGGCCCGATTATGATTGGGCCTTCCAGTTCCCATACTGCGGGGGCGTGTGCGATTGGTCGAGCAGCGAATAGCATTTTTCGGGAGAAACCGACAGATATTGTCATTCATTACTATGAATCATTTGCTCAAACCCATAAGGGCCACGGAACGGACTACGCGATTATTAGTGGTATTCTTGGCTTTGATCCTGATGATAGCCGGGTCCCATATGCCATTGGTTTGGCCCGGGATCAGGGGATGAATATTACCTTTATCGAAGAGCCTGACGATAGCCCAATCAACCACCCGAACACCGCCATCATTGACTTAAAGAATGATGATAAGCAAGTGACGGTCGCTGGATGCTCAATCGGTGGTGGGACCATCGAAATTCGTGAAATTAAGATGGATGGTTTTGACGTTAAACCGAAAGGGCCACTTCCTATCTTGTTAGTTCAGGGTGGCGAGAATGACCATCAGCACGTGACCAAACAGTTGGCTGACCTAACTAAAGTAAACGACCAACAGCATTATAAGACGGACCGGGGTAATTTATATGAATATGACTTGGATCGCCGTCTCAAACAGGATGAAATCAAAAAATTAGCGCAGGGACACGCAAATTTAGTTTACTTATAATCAGGGGAGGTCAGTTATTATGTATATGAGCGTAGCAGAACTAGTAACAGCAGCCAAGGAAACTAAGAAGCCAATCTACGAATTAATGATTGAACAAGAGATGGAAACATCGCAAACAAGCCGCGAAGAAATCTGGCACACGATGGGGCGGAATCTAGACGTCATGGAAGCTGCTGTTAATAAGGGGGCTGCTGGCGACGGGGTCTATTCAACGACTGGTTTGACTGGTGGTGAAGCTGTTCTCTTGAAAAAGTATCGTCAAAAAGGGCACAGCTTATCAGGAGATACGATGATGCAAGCTGTTCAGAACGCGATTTCAACTAATGAAGTTAACGCTTCGATGGGAGTCGTCTGTGCGACACCAACGGCTGGATCAACGGGGACGCTACCTGGTGTGATCTTCACGTTGAAAGACCGAATGAACCTCAACCGTGATCAGATGATCCAGTTCCTATTTACAGCTGGCGCCTTTGGGATGGTCATTGCTAATAATGCTGGAATTGCTGGTGCGACTGGCGGTTGCCAAGCTGAAGTTGGTAGTGCGTCGGCGATGGGCGCGGCAGCCGCAGTTGAAGTGGCTGGTGGGACGCCCGAACAAAGCGCCGAAGCTTTGGCCATGGCTATTAGTAACTTGCTAGGATTGGTCTGTGATCCCGTTGCTGGGTTAGTTGAATTACCGTGTGTTAAGCGGAATGCGATTGGGGTCGGTAATGCGCTGATTGCGGCTGACATGGCTTTGGCTGGTTGCACGAACAAGATTCCAGCGGATGAAGTCATTGCTGCGATGGATAAAGTCGGTAAGGGCTTGCCAAAGGCGCTTCGAGAAACTGGTTTGGGTGGTCTAGCAGCGACACCAACCGGTATTCGGATGAAAGAAAAGATTTTTGGGCGATCGACTAATTCACAAGTTCATGCATAAAAGTGTCGCGAAAAGATGATGAGCTTACTAAAAGCGAGATCATCTTTTTTAATTAGATGTTTATACAGTTACATGTATTAACATTTTATCAGTGTGATAAAATAATATTAAGTCATAACGTTGTAAAAAAATAGTGAGGTGAGTGCCGTTATGCAAAAACCATTAACAGCTGAGCAAGAATATGTACGCGAGTTTATTCCGTTTGTTGATTTTTTAGCAGATATCCTAGGCCCAAGTAGTGAAGTTGTCTTGAACGACTTGTTGGATTTGAATCACTCCGTTGTGGCGATTCGCAATTCCCACATATCGCATCGGCAAGTGGGTGATCCTGCAACTGACTTAGCACTGCGGACGATGAAGGCTGGTAAAGCTGAAAAGCGGGATTATTTAGCTAACTATAAGGGTGTTTCGCAAGGTAAGCACTCACTACGGTCATCGACTTACTTTTTGCGATTGGATGGTGAGATCGTTGGGATGATTTGTATCAACACGGATGATAGCGCCTTAGATGATTTGCAGGAACAAGTGTTGAAGGTCATGGCAAGCTACAAGCATTTGAACTCACCGACGATTCATCAACTTAAAGGTACCCCGGCTAGGGAAACGATCCATGACACGCCCGTCGCACCGGAGCATCTGACAACTTCCATCACTGATTTGGCGCGGGAAGTGACCCAAGTAGTTTGTGCCAAGTATGGGGTCTCTGTGGAATATTTAAAGCAAAATGAAAAGTTAGAAATTGTGCGTAGCTTATATCATCAAGGTTACTTCCTATTGAAGGATTCAGTTAGCGAGGCCGCTAAAGTACTGAAAGTTTCTGATCCGAGTGTTTACCGTTATTTGCAGACCGTCAAAGATGAAGATCTACAGCAGAATTGAACGACGTAATTGTAAGCGATTAATTAAATCGTAGGCTCACCATTATTGAATTTACGTGATGGTGACAAGGCTTTACAGAGGCAAAGTAGAAATTGCTACAGCCACAAATCGTCATAATTATTGGAAAATGCGTCAGCCAACACGGGATATTAGTGTGTTGGCTGACGCATTTTAAATCAGTTTTGTTTTTTCGAACTGGGCGGCCCCAATTAACGCAGTCTTCAGTCGTGGCCGGTCAATTCTCCATTCGTAGAGCCAGTAATGCTAATAAGCCATAGCGAGCTAGTGGCTGAGAAATGGCATATCAGCGAACGCCGCTAAAATTGCGATTAAGCGCTTGATAACGACTCGGTAGCTAATTGTGAAGGGGCATGTCGTGAGGACTGAAATCTACTTGAATCCTAAGGTGCATACTACAGATAAACAATCGTGGCAATCAGGCAGAGGCCAACAGTTTATTCATTAGTGTTTTCCTACCATAGCATTTAAAATTAGTCATATATTTTCATGGGATTCAGGTTTGGAAAGCAGCCGGTTTTTATGAAAGTTTGTTTAGAATGATATTTCTGAGGATTACGGTGGAAATTTTCTGTGTGTTATTAAGAATTATCAGAACAGGGCTGTTAATGGCTTTATCGATTTGGTAATCAACTGATTATTATCATGATAAATCTCATGCAATTTTCATTAGCTAAAATCAAGTTGAAAGGCTGGTGTAGTGGGGATCAATTACTATTTTTGTCAGTTATCAAAGATTATCAAATCGTATCATATACCGTTGAGCGGCATATTATATGGTATTATGATGAATAATAAATGGAGGTGATGCCAATGTTGACACCGAACGAAATTCGACGCCGGTTACGACGCGATTTGTTTACAATTGCCGAAGCTTATCAGATTGGTTTTGAGAGTCGCTTGTATACGGAAACCGAATATGAAAACTTAAAGCAGACGTTATTGCAGTTGCGCGAACTTAATATGAAGCCCCAACATATTAAACAGCTGCTTGCGATTAACGGGTAACAGGTCGTTATTAATTAAATAAGGAAGTGATTAGTGATGAATGCTGATAGTCCATCAGGTTCAATTCAGTCCAGAGAGTGCTAATGCCAGTGATATTCATCACACGCATTAGCACTCTTCTATTTTTTATAATACATATGCGTTGTGCTAGTTAGTCTGTCATGAATCATGGTTAAAACGTGCCAAACAGTTAAGATCAAAAACAGCCAGCTTAGGCCCGCTGGAAAAAGTGCGAGTTAGCGTAAACATGCTTTGCTAGTTCGTTCTAAGCCGACTTCCAGGCATTTCTGCCAATTGCTGGAACGCGGTGGACACAGATTTAAGCCGAAAACCACGTCTTAAATACTGGTCTTCCACGCCCCAATGCAATATTGTCGAAATGTGTTCGGGTCAGACTGAGACTTCCGGTTAGCTACGCTATGCCGCCAAGCGGAAATTCACCGCTTAACGTCATAGCTAGGCTAATCCTCAGTCTCACCCCGTCTGAACCTCACACTCTGGAACCGCTGAGCATTGGCCGAAACGCCTTCCAGTCGGGATAGTATTCGAATGGCAGACATCGACGTACCCAATTTTTTAATGAACTAGTCGTTGCTTTTCACGATCAGTAATTTTGTCATTCAACTGTCAAACTGATAATGCTATTGTGATAGTTTATCTGATTCTAAATCACGATACTAGTATTAAAAAATAGTCAATGATAGCTTAGTGTTTAATTGAAGTTCCAATATCAGAATATACAACGAGCAATTGTACCAAGTTAAGTGGCCGTTTATCTGCCATTCGAGCGGCTTACCGGCCGTAGGGGCTGGGTGACAATGCTCAGTAGCCAAATTATTCTTAGTCGGAAGTGAACTGCTTCCGGCTTAGAATAAGACTCGTATTTGAGATGACGCGGGTTGGGCGTTAGCTCAAATCGACGTCGGCTGCGTTCCAGCAATTGGCACCCAGCCCCGGAGGTCGGCATAGGACGCACACGTGCTGATGAACAACAAACCACCTAACCAGCATGTTTTAATCATGATTTATCCCAAACAGTAACTAGTGCAACGCGTATTACAGTGTTCTAGTTAGCATTTGTCATTTGAACACGATTAAGATGTGCCGCTTAGTTGGATCTTTGTTAGTCAGTACAACACATACGGAGGGATACATAGTATTATAATAGTGAAATAGGTGGCCGATAATGGCGTTATTCATGTAATAGTTCTAACTGTTGTCATCAGGACAAGCTGCACTGCGTCGTAACTTTGGACGGCACCTTAAATTGTGTGAATTTACCTTAATTATCTTACCAAATCATTTACGAAAGCGCTTAAATTAGTCGAGTTGATGATTTTATTGCGTAAAAAGATTACAGTTTCCTGATATTGGTTGTATTTTTGACAGAGATTCTTTATTATGGTTAATGATTGTATGATACAGTGTGACACTTATTTAGCGAGGAAAGTTATGTTATGAAAAAAATGATAATCCATGGCGGAAAACGACTTTCTGGGGAATTAACGATCGGTGGCGCAAAAAATAGTACCGTCGCACTGATTCCTGCTGCGATTCTTGCAGACACTCCGGTCCAATTCGATACGGTTCCGCACATCTTAGACGTTCACAACTTGCGACTCATCTTAGAGTCGATGAACGTCCATT from Lactiplantibacillus paraplantarum includes the following:
- the serS gene encoding serine--tRNA ligase, producing the protein MLNPKFVRNNPELVKAKLQSRKVDPAEVDEYLQLDQQNRDAITKVEGLKKKKNKLTEQIGQSDPQSETGQALIQQVKQLNGDIKSTEAAQTEVNDRLHYLAIRFPNLPADDVPVGPDEDSNVEMRKHGNIPTFDFKPKAHWELGESLGILDFDRAAKVSGARFVYYKDAGALLERAVYSFMLDLHTQKQGYHEIIPPYLVNAQTMYGTGQFPKFKEDVYTVESSGMTLIPTAEVPLTNYYANEILSEDQLPTYFTAMTPCYRSEAGSAGRDTRGLIRMHQFHKVEMVKYCKPENSYDELEKLTDNAEEVLRELGLAYHVIKLSTGDTGFSSAKTYDVEVWMPEQGVYREISSCSNCLDFQARRAMIRYRKADGTVDYVHTLNGSGLAVGRTVAAILENCQQADGTVKIPTVLQPYMHGMTEIK
- a CDS encoding aromatic amino acid transport family protein, whose amino-acid sequence is MTNIFKGWRKNDTFWMLSLFGTAIGAGVLFLPIGVGTAGILGIIMILILALPTTFFAHRGLSRFVLSAKNDGDDITDVVEQHFGFKIGLLFTIIYFFSIYPILLVYSVSITNTVSKFITDQMHMQTPPRWLLSLVLVGILIGIARFGTSLITKVMSGLAFPFIIVIVLFSFYLIPHWNGAILSTFSSSVSGGHLVGTLGNLWLLIPVMIFSFNHSPIISSFSVAERKEYSGDGKDKVDKKISTILFSAETLMFVVAMFFVISCTLALTPDQILEAKNENVSILDYVATAFNSPIIKYVSPVIAFIAIAKSFLGHYLGTSEGLRGIIRKMEEKSDKTLPSRTVSTIVDLVLLLSAWIVAWINPSIMGMIETIIGPIIAFILFLMPMYAIHKSPKLQQYAGKHSNVFVVVIGLIAVSGILFNIIKLFV
- the sdaAB gene encoding L-serine ammonia-lyase, iron-sulfur-dependent subunit beta → MTVNYKSVFDIIGPIMIGPSSSHTAGACAIGRAANSIFREKPTDIVIHYYESFAQTHKGHGTDYAIISGILGFDPDDSRVPYAIGLARDQGMNITFIEEPDDSPINHPNTAIIDLKNDDKQVTVAGCSIGGGTIEIREIKMDGFDVKPKGPLPILLVQGGENDHQHVTKQLADLTKVNDQQHYKTDRGNLYEYDLDRRLKQDEIKKLAQGHANLVYL
- the sdaAA gene encoding L-serine ammonia-lyase, iron-sulfur-dependent, subunit alpha, with amino-acid sequence MYMSVAELVTAAKETKKPIYELMIEQEMETSQTSREEIWHTMGRNLDVMEAAVNKGAAGDGVYSTTGLTGGEAVLLKKYRQKGHSLSGDTMMQAVQNAISTNEVNASMGVVCATPTAGSTGTLPGVIFTLKDRMNLNRDQMIQFLFTAGAFGMVIANNAGIAGATGGCQAEVGSASAMGAAAAVEVAGGTPEQSAEALAMAISNLLGLVCDPVAGLVELPCVKRNAIGVGNALIAADMALAGCTNKIPADEVIAAMDKVGKGLPKALRETGLGGLAATPTGIRMKEKIFGRSTNSQVHA
- a CDS encoding helix-turn-helix transcriptional regulator — its product is MQKPLTAEQEYVREFIPFVDFLADILGPSSEVVLNDLLDLNHSVVAIRNSHISHRQVGDPATDLALRTMKAGKAEKRDYLANYKGVSQGKHSLRSSTYFLRLDGEIVGMICINTDDSALDDLQEQVLKVMASYKHLNSPTIHQLKGTPARETIHDTPVAPEHLTTSITDLAREVTQVVCAKYGVSVEYLKQNEKLEIVRSLYHQGYFLLKDSVSEAAKVLKVSDPSVYRYLQTVKDEDLQQN